Genomic segment of Candidatus Protochlamydia amoebophila UWE25:
GATTGCACACTATCCCCTCCTTTGCTATCTTATCTTCAAATTTACCAGGAGATTTGAGTGTCCAATTTATTTGTTACTTTAGTCATTGCTTTTGTAGTGATTGTTATCGCAATTGCTTGTTTAGCTATTGGTTGGTTGATTACAGGCAAGACAAAAATTGAAAGAGGAGCTTGCGGTAGAGATCCTCATCAAAAACGAGAGGATACTTGTGGATCAGTACTTTCGTGCGATCTTTGTTCAAATTCCCTCGAACAAAACATTCTTGAAACGAAGGAAAATTTACAAGAAACCTCCGATGAATTAAATAATCCTTTATCCAAACAATAAAAAAATGATTGTTTCCTAGATTTTTTAAATACGAGGCTATTTTCATGTCGACCTACAATAAAAATCGCCCTCAGACGATCCAAATCATGTTTAATAGTATTGCTAAACAGTATGATCGGACAAATGCTGTTCTTTCCTTCTGTCTTCATAGACGATGGAATCTAGAACTTGTCAAGAAAGTTCAATCCCAACAAACTTCTCATACCTTGCTTGATCTTTGTGCAGGGACAGGAGATGTAGCTTTTAGCTATCTCAACCAAGTTTCAGCCCCTTGTCAAGCCTATTTAGTTGATTTTTCTTCTGAAATGTTAGCTTGTGCTGAAGAAAAAGCAAAAAGTTTTGGGAAAACACCTCATTCATTTCAATACGTTTTAGCAGATGTTCAGCGCCTTCCTTTTTCGAATCAAACAATGGATTGTGCGACGATGGCTTATGGAATTCGTAATATTCACCACCCTCTTCAATCTCTTCAAGAAACTTATCGAGTTTTAAAGCCCGGTGGTTGCCTGGGGATTTTAGAATTAACACGACCCGAAAATAAATTTCTTCAAATAGGGCATCAACTTTATTTAAAAACATTACTTCCATTATTAGGAAAATGGCTAACGGCCAATGAAAATGCTTATCAATATTTAAGAAAAAGCATCCATACTTTCATTCCCCCAGGTGAATTGGAAGAACTTGTAAAAACAGCGGGATTCATTAATACGGGTCGTTATTCATTAGCAGGAGGTATTGCAACGATCATTACTGGTTTTAAACCCATGAAATAAACGATATATAAACATATTCCATGTTGAGAAAAGATGCCCTCTGTTAGTTTTAAACAAGAAATTTTCATTCCTTTTCATTATGTAGACGCCGCAGGGATTTTATTTTTTGGACATACCTTTACTTTAGCTCATCAAGTTTTTGAAAGCTTCGTCGTACAAGCACTTTGTTGCTCATGGGCACAATGGTTTCAAAATCCCTCTTGGATTGTCCCTATCAAAAACGCTGAAGCTTCTTTCCAAGCTCCTTTATTAGCAGGACTTTCGTGTCAAGTTCAACTAAGCATTGAAGAAATTAAACAAAACTCTTTTTCTGTTCATTATGAATTTATTCAAAATGATCAACTTTGTTGTATGGTCAAAACCATTCACGTATTTTGTAATCGACAAAGTAAGGATAAACTTCTAATCCCCAATGAAATTAAAAGCCAATTAGAATTATATTTTTGAGGATTTGTTTATTCGTTCAAAGTTATTAATTTAATCAGCTCGCTTTTTAATATTTTTCCTAGAGGTGAACGGGGAATATTTTCAACAGCAATAACGTTTCGAATCCGCTCAAAAGGAAGAACTGTTTGCTGATAAAGGCCTATTAATGGCTTTAATATCTCCCGCTTATTTTGTTCAACAGCTAAATATAAAATATTTCCTAATCTTTCATCTGGTACCGCCACTAAAACAGCCATTCCAGCAGAAGAATTTTTTAGTAAAATTGATTCCAAATGAGCCTCTAATTGACTCAAATCAACACTTTCCCCCCCAATTTTAAGCAAATGATCAGAGCGACCTTTCACATTCAATATATTCCCTTGTAGATTGCCTAGATCCCCACATCTAAACCACCCCTCAACTTTTGGGTCGTGTAAATAAATTTGATCTTGCTCAAAATAGGCATAACAGGTAAGCAAAGAAGGGCTTTTATATTCCAAATGTCCATCTCTTTCTCTCACACTAATGTGAGTTAGAATTTGCAAAGAGGGATAAGTGGAAAACTGCCAGCTTCCAAGGGTAGCTGTCGCGACTTGAGAACAGCATTCTGTCAAACCATAACTTGGCATTAAAGGCCACCCTAATTCAACAGCTTTCTTATATAAGTCAGGTAACAACCTACCACCTCCTACTATAACGGCCCTTAAACTATTGGGAGCTGGTAAAGCTAATTGCACTAAGTCATAAATTTGAGTCGGGACTAAAGCCGTTAAAGTTCCTTTCATTTCCCTTACAAAACTCCAGAAAATTTTAGGATCCCACTTCCCATTTTGAATTGTTTTAAAATCAAAAACCTGAGAGTCACTCAAAAAGGCTCTAGCCCAAATTCCAAGTCCTCCGACATGAAAATCGGGTAAGGCAGTCACCCAACGATCACAAAATTTGGCTTCAATATGTTTATTCACAGATTCAGCGGAAGCTAAAATTGCTTTTTTGGATAAACCAACCCATTTTTGGCTAGTGGAACCTGACGTAGAAAGCCAAAAGTGACTATCAAGATTTTTAGTTTTCTTGAGTATTTTTAAGTAAAGTTGTTGTTTTTCAACGCCATAACTGGGATTTAAAAAAACTCTTGATTCGGAACTTATCCAATCAATTTTCATACAAATTATTTCCAACGTTCATTCGGCTATACGCATCAAACAAGCTACGGCCAACAATAAACCAAAACTAAAAATTAACAAAATACTTTGCGCAAAACTAGCTTGATAAGAAGTTCCTTGTTTAGTTTCCCAAATTGTTTTGATTAATCGAAAAGCGAGGGGCGATGATCCTAAAGGAAATAGTGTTAAATAAGGTTGGTTAACAAACCACCAAGCAATGCCGACAATGAAAGGAATTATTGCAAAGAAAGTAATTTCCCAACATGCAAATGTTGTTCCAAAACGAACCGCAAGCGTTTTTTTATCAACTTTCGCATCGCTTTGTCTATCTCTTAAGTTATTCACGGCATTAGGAATCATGGCTAAAAATCCCATTTGAATCGCACCAATAAATACTGTTTGATTGACAAACTTTGTTTGCAAATAAAAAGCAGAGGGAATGGCAACGAGTCCATAGAAAATAAAAATAAAAAGCTCCCCAAGGCCATAATAAGCTAATGGAACGGGACCTCCCGTATAAAGATAACCACACAGAGTAGAAAAAAATAAAATAGCGGCAAAGGGCCATCCCCCCGTTATCATTAAAGGAGTACCAATCAAGATGGCTACTCCAAAACATATCAATCCACCTCTAAAAGTTTGTTTAAATGACAGTAATCCCGCTTGAGTCATTCTTTTCGGCCCTAAACGCTCTTTTGTATCCGCTCCTTTTGGAAAATCAAGGGCATCATTGACTAAATTCGTTCCAATTTGTAAGAATAGTACACTTAAAAATGAGGAAGTTGCTAAAAACCAGTCGATTCTCTGCACAATAGCAAACGCCAAAAAAGTTCCTACCATGATAGGCGCTAAACAAATCGGTAAAGTTCTTGGCCTGCTTGCCAACATCCATGGCTTTAGCCTTGTCAATTGATCAATCATTAGAAACACCTTTATCTTTTTTAAGGTAACCGAGGAAATTGATTAAAATTAGGCTTCCGTTTTTCTAAAAATGCTTGTTTTCCTTCTTGAGCTTCTTCAGTCATGTAATAAAGCATGGTCGCATTACCTGCTAAGTCAAGAAGACCTACTTGTCCATCACAATCAGCATTCAAACAAGCTTTTAAACAACGAAGAGCTAAGGGAGAATGCTGTAAAATTTCACGACACCATTTTAAAGTCTCTTTTTCAAGCTGCTCTAAAGGGACAACACAGTTGACAAGTCCCATTTCTAAAGCTTCTTTAGCATCATATTGACGGCATAAATACCAAATTTCTCGCGCTTTTTTTTGCCCTACAATACGAGCTAAATAACTGCTTCCCAATCCACCGTCAAATGATCCAACTTTTGGCCCAACTTGCCCAAAACGTGCATTATTTGCTGCAATTGTTAAATCACAAACGATGTGTAAGACATGCCCACCTCCAATTGCATAACCAGCCACCATGGCAATGATAGGTTTTGGCAAAGAGCGAATTTGTTTTTGCAAGTCTAAGACATTTAAACGTGGAACACCGTCTTGTCCAATGTAGCCTTCTTCTGCACGAACTCTTTGATCACCTCCTGAACAAAATGCGTGAGGCCCTTCTCCCGTCAATATAATCACGCCAATCGTTGAGTCATTACGACAGATATCAAAAGCTTCTTGCATTTCTTGAACCGTTTCAGGACGAAAAGCATTTCGCACCTCAGGTCTATTAATAGTAATTTTTGCTATTCCATCTTCTGTTTTTTCTAACCTAATATCCTGATAAGTTTTAACTTTTTCCCAATTTACTGTCGCTAACATATCCCCTCATATCCTTAAAGTGCTAAAAATGAAATTACAATTCCTATGGAATTATCTGTGATTGAAAAGATCTATATCATTTTATGTATTTATACACAAAATACTTGAATTTGTTTTCCAATA
This window contains:
- the ubiE gene encoding bifunctional demethylmenaquinone methyltransferase/2-methoxy-6-polyprenyl-1,4-benzoquinol methylase UbiE, which gives rise to MSTYNKNRPQTIQIMFNSIAKQYDRTNAVLSFCLHRRWNLELVKKVQSQQTSHTLLDLCAGTGDVAFSYLNQVSAPCQAYLVDFSSEMLACAEEKAKSFGKTPHSFQYVLADVQRLPFSNQTMDCATMAYGIRNIHHPLQSLQETYRVLKPGGCLGILELTRPENKFLQIGHQLYLKTLLPLLGKWLTANENAYQYLRKSIHTFIPPGELEELVKTAGFINTGRYSLAGGIATIITGFKPMK
- a CDS encoding acyl-CoA thioesterase produces the protein MPSVSFKQEIFIPFHYVDAAGILFFGHTFTLAHQVFESFVVQALCCSWAQWFQNPSWIVPIKNAEASFQAPLLAGLSCQVQLSIEEIKQNSFSVHYEFIQNDQLCCMVKTIHVFCNRQSKDKLLIPNEIKSQLELYF
- a CDS encoding AMP-binding protein, yielding MKIDWISSESRVFLNPSYGVEKQQLYLKILKKTKNLDSHFWLSTSGSTSQKWVGLSKKAILASAESVNKHIEAKFCDRWVTALPDFHVGGLGIWARAFLSDSQVFDFKTIQNGKWDPKIFWSFVREMKGTLTALVPTQIYDLVQLALPAPNSLRAVIVGGGRLLPDLYKKAVELGWPLMPSYGLTECCSQVATATLGSWQFSTYPSLQILTHISVRERDGHLEYKSPSLLTCYAYFEQDQIYLHDPKVEGWFRCGDLGNLQGNILNVKGRSDHLLKIGGESVDLSQLEAHLESILLKNSSAGMAVLVAVPDERLGNILYLAVEQNKREILKPLIGLYQQTVLPFERIRNVIAVENIPRSPLGKILKSELIKLITLNE
- the menA gene encoding 1,4-dihydroxy-2-naphthoate octaprenyltransferase, with the protein product MIDQLTRLKPWMLASRPRTLPICLAPIMVGTFLAFAIVQRIDWFLATSSFLSVLFLQIGTNLVNDALDFPKGADTKERLGPKRMTQAGLLSFKQTFRGGLICFGVAILIGTPLMITGGWPFAAILFFSTLCGYLYTGGPVPLAYYGLGELFIFIFYGLVAIPSAFYLQTKFVNQTVFIGAIQMGFLAMIPNAVNNLRDRQSDAKVDKKTLAVRFGTTFACWEITFFAIIPFIVGIAWWFVNQPYLTLFPLGSSPLAFRLIKTIWETKQGTSYQASFAQSILLIFSFGLLLAVACLMRIAE
- the menB gene encoding 1,4-dihydroxy-2-naphthoyl-CoA synthase; amino-acid sequence: MLATVNWEKVKTYQDIRLEKTEDGIAKITINRPEVRNAFRPETVQEMQEAFDICRNDSTIGVIILTGEGPHAFCSGGDQRVRAEEGYIGQDGVPRLNVLDLQKQIRSLPKPIIAMVAGYAIGGGHVLHIVCDLTIAANNARFGQVGPKVGSFDGGLGSSYLARIVGQKKAREIWYLCRQYDAKEALEMGLVNCVVPLEQLEKETLKWCREILQHSPLALRCLKACLNADCDGQVGLLDLAGNATMLYYMTEEAQEGKQAFLEKRKPNFNQFPRLP